cGAAAATCCGTGAGAATCACGCCCATAAATGTTCCCTGTTTCAGCGGCGAATATTctataaactttctcccagaagCACAACATTGATTCGGCTACATTTCCATCGACAACATCTTGTGCatgaaaaacaaaggctctacaaatagctaaattcTCTTCTTGAGTGAATCTAGTACCACAAACTCTAGTGGAtactctgggaggcatttttgtagatgatttgagagtgaagagaTTTAGAATGCGTGAATTTGGAATTGAAATGAGGTGTttttatagaactcaaaattaTAGCTGTTGGATGATAAGATTTTTTAGCTATTTAGATTTAGCCGTTTGTGATTTTGGGTCACACACTGGAGGATTTACTGCAACCACTGGCGTTTGGAGGAAAATCATCAGGTTTTGATCACACGCTAGCGTGTTTGGCCCCACCGCGCGGTTGTCCATCAAGCGCGCGTTTATTTCACGACCGCACTCAACAAACCATCAAATTTATTTGATTTCCCAtatgtttttcaagtttttcgATTCCATAGTGGGAGAATAATGAACAAATCTTTGATTTgctcattccataggaactgccctTAGAGCCGTAGGGAAAGCAATCAGTTTTTTGGATAAAcaatttcattatcatatttggtAAACAGGAATAGTGTGCGGTTagaaataagattctcaaaaaaATAAAGGAGTTCAAAATCCATTAAAGTTGTGAGTTTAGGTTTTTCCATTTAGGGAATAGGATTCTTGGTATAAAACTCCCTTTTCACTGTCCTAACACGCCATAAGGATGTTGCTTGGTTTGTGTTTAAATAAAACTCGTCAGATTGGGAATTAACCGGGTCTAGGTAATAAAACAAAATGATGTCCTTTATTAACTCGCGGGTAATCTTACTTAATCATAAGATAATAATTTTTCACATATCTCTTAGGGAAATTATTAAATCTTTTATtggtttttaattgtttttttcttttaacccAGGATTGTCACAGTTAGTGGTATTTCGATCATAATGATTATGTGTAGCCCAATTTGTCATGTAAAATGGCGTCCTTCTTACCAAGAAAATTCTTGTAAAAGTATAAAACCAAAAATTTAGCAGTAAAAAAGTATGTGGTATTTGTTTTAGTCGTTATGGTTGAAATTTGAGACTATAACAACTGTAATGAAAATCGACAGATACCATTTTTTATACCAGCTTTGTTTCAAAATTTGCAACAATCGTCACAATTTGTATTAAAGAACAtggcaataaaataaaataatataaaaagatAGTGAGGTAACTTAACCATTTTAGACACCTGTTAGCACCCTTCCCTGATTCAGAGTAAAATAGTAACCCCAATTAGGCTTGGGTACTCCACGATGACGGACCTATGAGAGGGCTTAGGTTAGCCCTTCAGGTCCCCTTCCTAAAATTTTGCATTTCGAAATTTTCTTAGGCTGATTTAGAGTGTATACCTTTGGGCTTCGGGGTAAGCAACGCGTAAAGTCCGTAGATTTGGTGTCACCCACATCTGATCCATTTAAATGGCGGGTGTTATATTTTCATCCGCGCCCGACCAATTATCTGTGGATCTAATATCTATGGATCGGCGGTGGATAGGTTGGACAAGGTAAATTCGTGAATTTGCCTTAAGAATTTTATACAAGTAAGATAAAAATCAAAGTAATAAAAGGAATATTTAATTAATGATTTATAACATGACATTCCCTTTAATTTTGGAAAAGAGATatctttaatttttcattttagcctaaaattaAATCACATAGGAAAGTGGCAGTGttccttttcaaaaaaacggAGGCAAACGTTCACCCTTACGTGGAAATCCTTACATATTTAACTAACATGTCTTTACATATCTACTAGCAACAAGTAAAACTAAAACCTGCATAGATGAATAATATGAACTTATTACTGAGTGGATATTATGGATAGGGGTGAGTATTTGGTCCGTAATCCGCGAATTTAATTGGGACCAAtcgttttttgtggatggatgccCGGACCGTTCTTTAATGGGTTGGATGCAGATGAATTTTTTAAAATCCGACGGATAATGGATCGGGCCCGGATGCAACTATGAAAATCCGTTGggcatccatatccgttaaattaagcATTTATATAGTTGTAGAAAATGCTATGGATCATTCAGGAATTTTTAAGATGTTTGCTTGGGGTGTTGTACATGACATTTTtgtatttatatacatatataggatatgtaggttttataaggagtcatttgtgttagctttattttctttactataaattttaacttaaacaaatccattggattatctgcatccaatccgtccatccgtgcatccattggatgcaaatctgTTGGatttggattggatgcggatgccaaattagAAATCCGTAGTACAAAGAATTGGAAGCGGATGAGACGAAAAtcggtccataccggcccatgctcacccctaattaTGGATATAAATTACGAAATTTACCTTCGTACCTAGTGTAATAATGAGAATAGCCTTAATCTAGCGGGTGGGGGTATTCAACTGATTTCTTGGCATGCAACCGTACCCAATCCAATATTGCGTAGATTTTCAAGAATGGACCCATACCCAATCCGTTCATGGGCGGGTTGGATAGCCACCTATTAAATTGCGGGTGAATTGGGTCGGATTTGCGGGTTGGAGTTGGAACATCCATGCTCAAATGCCTCGGTCTTATGGATCCATTAGTATGTATAGTATACGTGTCTGGTCCACCCGGGTCCTTTATAGTTTATACAACGGCGTGATTGATTTGGGTTTTAAAGGGAAAATGACTAAGCTATCGACGCAAATCCCGATCCCAAATCCCGCAAGAGACAGAATTGTTGGTGGGACCCACCCCTCCTATTATCCTCCTGTACCAGGAGCTGGCGGGATTTCTCGGGAGGGAATGCTCGGTCAGTATAGCATTCCCCGTTTTAAAGAGCAAAAAAGGCTGGAATCCTAGGcgtaaaacacttccaaaatgtTATAAATAGTTTGCTTAATAGGAAAAGAAACTAAATTCAACCATGTAAAGCgatatgatttttctttttggaaaacaaAAAAACTTGGAGAGCATAAGATATTGTGAATTCTTGGCCTGAGGCGGAAGCTGGGAGAATTTTGCAAGACTATGTATGGGGAGAAACCAAATGGTACTTCGTTGGTAGATGGGTGTGCTTTCCATATGTGAATTGGAAACCTTGTTCGTGGTTCAACTCCTGTTCACTTATTTTGAATCATCCAAAATAAGTTATTATTGCTCCCCCAAGCACCCACACCCACTGCTTACTTAAATGTTCTGTATTTTTTGAATCATCCAAAACTGCACCGTACATGGTTAAATTTGGCTTCTTTCGTGATTTGAATGCATTCATCTGTAAATCGTGGAGTGAGTTGCATGATTGAGAATTGAAGGTTAAACTTGATTTCAATGCAATGTTGTTAGTTTTTTAATCTTCAAGCATGAGGATCCTACACAATTCCAGGTTAAATTTTCATAAATTGGTTGCAACGTAGCGTGTTACGACAAAGCATGACGTTCAAGTAATTTTACCCTTCGAGACAatctgaaaataataaataatagtaTTGCCTAGTTACACTTCATGCATATTTTGATTGTCTCTCCCCTGGAGATAGGCTTTTTGGAAGACAGGATTGTGAAGAAGACTTTTCTGGATATCATTGATGTATCAAACGGAAGATCAGTTGGAAACCTGACAATGATAGCACCTTGTGAAGAGGAAGAGCGGGAGTGCTAAGCTTAAGAGTGATTCAGAAGGTTTAAGGATTCATATTTAACAGTATCAAAACTACCCAATACCAACCAAATAACTAGCAATATCATTCAATGCTTTGGATCCTCTTTAATCTCTCCATGTTTGCAACtgctcttgggaatgacatcaggACATCCAGTTTGTGAATTATCTAGCATGTGTTAagtatcaaaagaaaaataaattaggacgaaattatgaactgaaatttTCTGTTAGGCTACTGCcagattgtttttattttttcagaaaGAAATATGAAGAACTATCGAAATCAACGAGGACTATAACTATAAGACATGGAGATTACATAAACATGACGCTACACTTTATACTGCTATTTGACAGATTTGCAACTGATAAGATAAGGTTTGAAGTAATCAAGGTCAGAGACAAGGACAAAACAACAGAATAATTAAGTTTTGAAGATCGCCACCTAAAAAAACAAAGTAGTATAAGTCTTTCATGAATTGCTCCAGGCAACTGAGTTGGAGAGAACCAAACAGGCAAGCTGCACTCATGAGCCTGTGAGCAACCAGATTCAGCGACAGGTTTGAATTAAAATGCACCACCACAATTGCTAAATGGTACCTCTTTCTCTTAAGGGCTTCATCAACCAGATCCTCACTGTACATGACTGTGGCTTTGTGTTATTGGAGCTTCCATTGAGTAAAGTCCCCAGCATTATGTGATCCCTTGACATCTCAACTGCTTTTCCGCCATTGCAATAGTACTGCCCTGTATTTCTAGCATTTGCTACAACCAATGATCTGACAGCaccaaataagaaaacaattaaaaacttGTATCAGCCTACAATGAGACCAAAGCTAAATAACTTCTCACAGGTTTGTCGTTGAAATTTTCTTACTACCTATATGAGATATCTATAGCATGTGCAAAGCGCTTTTGAGGTCATTATTTAAGTaagcaataaaaataaagcaGGTTACCACACCAGGTTGACCTCAATATGCAGCCCACATCACTTCCAGTCCCCAAGTGTGTGCAACATTACATGTATGAATCACAAATTCCATACTATACTTCAAAATCGAGTAACAAAAAGTATGGCATAGTACAATGTCATGATTGATCCTACTAGTGGAATTTCAGAGGATAATACGAGGATCAATTTTAGAGTCAGATACATCGTCGCACAAGTAAGGTTTCCACAAAAAATTGAAGGCTATTTTTGGGACGTCACAtttcaatagaggggcttcacttggattcttaatgtccaaaaagtAGTTATGgaatatcctaacacatatacaaaatgtctacaTTACcatttaactaaaataaaaacttaaaaaccgtagaagtgattttacctCCAGGTTATGATTAATTCCAACCTTAAAATTTTATTTgtatgtagttttacgtccaggtttggattagtttcaAACCATAGAAactcattttacgtccagatttcttttaattccaaccgtaaaatccgattttacatccagttttcttttaatttcaaccgtagaagtgattttacgtccaggtttagttgaaatccaaccgtaattttcaattttacgtctaggtttagttgaattccaaccgtaatttcaattttacgtctagaTTTAGTTTACTAAATTTTCCTTTCGTCAACCTAGTCGTAAATctcaattttacgtccaggttccttttaattccaaccgtagaaattgattttacgtccaggttttgattgattccaaccgtagaaattggttttacgtctaggtttggattgattccaaccgtaaaaaTTAATTAtcatctaattaaattaaataaaattaaaattaattacAGGTTTATTCAGtcgttacaaaattatttgagataaggggttttgatattacttctggatgacccgtttttgtcctattaggtgacgcctctctaatggaatgtgacacccaataatagccttcaaaaaaaaattagtcaAAGAAAGTTCTTATCTCCCAATCGCAAGAGCTGCCGGTGTGAGTTGTACCAGAAGCAAGAGCAGCATCAGTGGAACAAGCTTCTTCCCCTAGGATCGGCCTTGCTTATCATAACGGTATGTGGTATGATAGGCAGTCATGGGCTCAATTACATAGAGATAGCATCCTCTCAATTGGCCCATAATGTGGTTTGTATATCGTAAAAAGAACTCACCACAAACCTGCAAAATGGAACCGTGCATGCCTGCAGGAAACAGCAGGTAAGAACCATCAGAGAGTGCACAAGGTTTGGAGGAAAAGTGCACTTCTGCTACTTGACATCATCAACCTTGAAATTTTACAGCTCTATGATTATATTCGATCACCGATGACGATATTCTGACTAAGACAAAATGTGTAAGTTGGATACAAAAACAACAGGATCAAGGAGCTTAAGGAATCACCCTCGCGCTGCAAAGCTAGAACCTGAAGGGAAATTGGATACACAGTCACAAAAGTAAGGTTTCCACAAAAAGTTGTCAAAACATTCTCAAGAGTCAAGACAGCCCCTACCTCCCAATTGCAAGAGCAGCATCAGTGGAACAAGCTTCTGCAAAGCCATTATCTGCTTGCAGAAGCAACTGCCATATCAGTCTCCAACAGAAAGCCTTCACCCCAGATGAGCCTTGGCAGATTGGTGCAAGCAAAATCTGCAGCATGTCATGACCATCAAAACTTGATCAAACCACACTTCTGATTCTTAACAGCATCAACCAGATTACCCCTATTGTCTTCAACAACAATAAACATTCAGACCTTTCGAACCAACAATATGAAAATAAAATCACAGATGAATAGAGACATTGATTGGAATAAAGAGTAAGACATTCTGAGAACACACAAGTAGCAATCAAAAGAAcataatatttattattattacaaaTCCGAAGAGAGTTTATATCCACAACTATTTGCAATTTTACAGAGATGGCATTGCAGCACATCACATTCACTAagaaattttcaaaaatttgaagAATTCAGATGGGGGGCTGCTGGAACGGAAAGATCCTCCAACTGCTGAAATTATGTCGTCCCGAATTTCAAGATAGCTCTCAAAACGAGGAGTTTTGAGCTTCGATAACGGTATATAGCAAGAGACACCAATCTGTGGGGAAAGAAAATACATCAGTGAATTGGAAACAGAATTACAAAGAAAACTCAAAAGGCCAagaaagctagaaagaaaacccaaaaaataGCCTCAAAAGCAAAGCTAGCCCAAGACAGGTCAATGAACTCAGTTTAAGCTGCCACTATATCTTTCAAAGCATCAACAACCTTACTATCGAAAACCAACAACCTACTCCTCGGCCTCTTTTAGCTTTGCAGAGAAATTACCAAATACACTCCAAATCCACTCCTTCGAAAATTACATTAACCATTTCAATATGGCACAACAAAACAGGAACACCATTTAGCCCAAAACACCAACAAACAACAACCACCTTCATGAACTAAAGTTTACTTACAAGCCTCATTTGCAGTCTCATAGAAAACGTAAGAAATTCAAACTGAGGTTTTCAATAAAACCAAGATTTACACTACATCCATGAATACAGAATGGAAAACCgtaaaacaacaaagaaaaaaaaaacataattgctCACCTTCTTCTCAGTAAGTAATGATACTGATAGGTCTTGTACATACTCCTCCTTGCTGATTATATCCTTAATCTTTTGTTTGATCTCCTTTAACGGTGAATTCTTGTCAATTTCAAAATCAACATAAATCCGATAAAACTTCAGAGCACCATCCACTCGAGTAAGATTACAAACTGTTTTAATGTCCCCATTGAAATGCTTAATCTTGTACCATCCTCCACCAGACTGCAACTGAACATTTGTATTAAAGACCCCAATGCTATGAACATAACCGATAGTGACCACACCATTGATTGGCAACTCAATAAGATCACCTCCTTTATACACAACAGCAAGAGAGTACAGAGCTGATACAACAGAAAAAACCTAAagaaaaaacacattcataatcaacacataaaaaaaaatcatgagtGAAATAGATGAAAGAAACATGTGTAAACTTTACCGGTCCAAACACTCCAATAACAGTGCTGGCTGCTTTGAAGAATTCCATTTGGTTGCTCCAGATAGTACTGGTTGAGCTGAAGATTTCCCCTTGCTTGCTCAAGACACTAGTCAATGGTTTCAAAATTTGACTCTCACATCTCAAAGAAATAGGTCTGTATGTTCTAGAAAGAGAAGGTTTGAATGTTGTTGAAGAGATTAAAATTTTAGGTAGTTGTCTTGGTTGAAGTTGAAGGAGTGGTTGTTTGCAATCAGTAAGCATCTGATATTAAATCAATCAATCCATTCATACAAGATGTAAAGGGTGAAGTTAGAACACACAGTTaaaccctaaaaagaaaaaagaaaaattcaagaATCTAACTTTGAGATATAATCTACAAATATCAAACCCTAGAACATAAAGAAAATCGATAAATACCTAAAAAGAAAGCAGAATAAACTTCaagatttcaaaaaaataaaaaaaactaaataaatcaacataccgattaagaaagaaaaaagatcaAGAATCCAGACAGAACAATTGTCATCTACAAAATGTAGATCAAAAAAACCCTAACAAAATCGATGAATACctaaaaaggaagaagaataacATCAAGATTTCAAAACAAATCAATTAAAAGCCCTAGATCAACACTAATTAAACCctaaaatgaaaataacatagAATTAAAGAAAAGATTAagattatcaaaaataataaagaactCACTTTGATCTCCATTAGAGAAGGGAGATGATTTTCAGAGGATGGTGAGTGGAATTAACAGAATTAAGTGGGAGTGAAATGGGGGCGGAGAGAGAAAAAGATAGACGAGTATAATCTCCCAAAGATAGAGGAGTATCATCCTTTTATAAGAATCCCAACAATTCTGGTTACGGGAATCAAAGAAGAGGCTTCAGAGAGCCAAGGATTTTGTTTAATCCCAAGCCTTGTCATCATAAGCGGTGACccaaaatcaaaaacacaaaacatgaTGAAGCAAAAAAATTTATAGGTGTGGTGGGTTTAGTGGTGTAAATGAGAAATCTCAAAGTTTTAGTGACTGAGGGGAAGAAGAACATCTGGGAACGATGAACATTTTGATTTGGGTTTAAAAGAAGAGATGAGCGAGAATTATATGTAGAGGACAAAACTAATCAACGGTAGAGATTTTATTTGGCAGTCTATATTTGTCTCCCGAGGATTAGATTGGACAGCTGAAATCAGTTGACTTATAGTCTTCCTTAAATTTCTAACGATTTTGTTCACCCCACTGAAACGACTTTTTCAACCCCTTTCTCACTCCCGCTTCTCTCCCCATTCAAGATAGGTTTTGGAGCCCGGTGGTTTGGGATTCAAGTGTACACCCTTGTATTGGGTCGGCTCCCTCTTAAATCATGTTTTGGAAAATGATTAtctgagtttgtgaagtttgtaATCTCATTTCCGGGTTGGGATTCAAGTGCACACCATTGTATTGGATTATCTCAGTCTTAAATCATTGGTGAAGTTTGTAATCTCATTTCCTTGTTGGATGGAGTTTACAACCGAACATGAGCCCATTCTTTGAAATAGGGCATTGCTCAAACATTTTTAAAAATTTAATCATAGATTTTTATGATATATGTCTAAAAGTTTTTTTTCAACCTTTAAAGTCAAAAAGTAAGAAGACAATTTACGTCTGAATGATTTTTAAAAGCGAAAATATCAACAATTTGTGAAGTTTTTAATTTCGACTTCTGCTTTTGATATTCAAATGCGCTTAGATCCTTTATCTAGTCTATTAAAAGGTTGGTAACGATAGACATGGGACACTCcataaaataaaaggaaaaatttaTGTTGATGGTTGCTTATTATGTTGTAAGAATGGTGAATCGGTCAATCACTTGCTTTTTCACTGTCATTTTGGCTCGCAAGTACGGAAGTATTTAAAAGCATATTACCCAATGTCTAATTGCATCAACATCATTATCAACAGTTGGACCTTCAAGATAATTCATCTGATTGGGAATAAGTTGTCAGGGTTACTACCTGCCACAATCTGTCGCACTGTATGTAAGCGTAAAAACTTCATCATTTTCGAAGGCGCCATAGCAGATGTTACGAAAATTATTATTGCTAAGTCAAGTACCATGTGTATTATTGGAATAGAAATGCAACGAAAATGAAAGGTATTCACTTAAGTCATGTGATAGCTTGGTGGGATATTTTTTTGCAACTTAGTtcacttcttcttgttctttcggtATTGTATTGGTTCgacttatttttatttcttttaagacGTCTAATCGTTTATTCTTTAAGTTCCGCTTTCGTTTACTTTGGGTAAGATCGTTGGCCCAatcaaaaagataaataaaaagaagtCAAGAATCAGTAAAATATATTTGAGATATATTTTTCAGAAATTATAAAGAACTTCCCAAATGGTAGAATTCTCCTTAGTAAATCTTCGTAACACTTCATAAGAAGAGCATCATTTATGATGTTAGCTTCTTGACTCCAAGGCCACCATGTTTCGTTTTCTGATGACATAAAATAACTCATTTAACCAAGTGCAGTTTTCTACCATTCCAACTCGACCACGAAAATGGTCATCTCGAAAAGAGCCATGAAATAAATCGGCAAGTTGGGGATAACACTGCTTATTAAGGTGATCTTTCCGGCCCTTGAAAGGTAATGTACTTATGCCAACCAGACGGTCTCTTAGTGATTCTTTCAATTGTGAAACTCCATTTTAAAATTCCTTTATACTTGTCCACCAAAGGAAATCCCAGAATACCtcttatattttcattattatggTCTTAGATACATGCCAATCATTTGAAAGAAATTTGCTTCGGGGATATTTTTCTCGTCGATATAAATAACCAATTTAATAAggaaggtttttttttctttatcaaaaTTAAAGGAGATTTATTCAAGCAAATcacttatatacatcaataaattAAATTGTAAAAGATCATAAAAACCTGAAAAtacaaatctaaaaaataaaaaacttaaaataaatcATGAATTACATGAATAATGATTGCAAACGCAAGGTCATCAACACAGTATTTGTAATCAgaataaaatattttaatatgCAACAATGTAGTTGTACTCGTATACCAAATATTATGATATTTGGAAAATTATTTGTACTTTTAtaagacgggcaagaagagaacggtgatgaaatccgaacccttatcttgtatggtcagtcctttccctttactaggaaattaaagcagccgttttcaagtcctcaacatatatgcaaacaaaggaatgcagtaactcgctgacaggggattcgcgagtgtttcgacaattttacctcccgttccaaacgggggatgaaccgctgaagtcgactcgggccacaactccaatgtcgtgtacgaacccgaggggccgaggtgatatcgtaatcaccatccttctctgcaaacagtttaatatttaatactacccttctgtagggtttaaagaTAAagtaatgtccaagtccaaagtccaaaagaaaaggaaagtctagaaaaaaaaatgtctctttttttctctcttttttaataaaaacaaaaaaaaaatcttctttcgctcctttcgctttcttctactccaagtctttaagtattcaccaaagctttggcaaaattttctttcgctccaaattccaaaatctgtaaggaaaagacaaaaacccaaaaacgtaaagaagagcaaataaaataaaaacctaaaaaaaaatctaaaaactctagcctaaagacaagtccgcatcggcggcgccaaaaattgatgtgactcaataattttgtagtaaaaaggttcgttgagacttgtgaaagaaaaaaaatttagacttaagaattaaagaaaacttaactcaaaatttgatttcaagatatgagaaaataaccaagacactgattccactattacacatgaatcaatgatggtaaataacccaaaagtCTAATTATccttaagtcccttattttcttaactcacaaataatcaggcaaattctaaaaaaattaattgtatcccctaagcatagattatctaatcaaagcataacctatctaattgaatcacaaccaatgtagttaatatcggatacggttcatctcggccgggaccgatacactggtacgattttatatcggggatattatcgttgaaatatcggttctagatttagagactataattttatattaaacatttatccacacattttcggataagatataatagataacatcaattttatcaaaaaaacaaaagagtaactttagtagacttgcttcgagagctacatgcacctctactaccacctggaagactttcttcgccaaaattacccttaaactttataaaaaacgaccaataccgtctcatatcaggaaatgtaggaaaatttcgtatcgaccgatacggccgatatttgaccgaaacggccgatatttgaccgatacggccgatattatcgggcgaatatcgtatccccgatatccttcttatcgtatcgttctgggccgatatccgaaatatccccgatatatcggccgatacggccgatattgactacattgatcacaactaatgaagaaaattattcaaacaattaaaaactctgtaaaagcagtgattgagcgaattataattaaatattagagaaaatataatagttaccaaattattcatgcgtaaatagcttcctcattgctccaaggattgggtttagctcctcattattacaaagaaaactaaatagaagaaataaaagaaagttGTGAAACTAGATACCGGCTCACCCGCCCTCTTTTGGTTGTGCTCtcttgctctctatttatacacacaaacccattaatcaaatatattcttccataactccaaactcttcttctttttaattaaaaatatcttcaagaatttttcttcttctttatattctctaaatttctttattatacccaaatcttctttaattcgcagaatcaaatccaagagaaaatcctctaagatatttttcatgtttaatagaagataacttcctttttttcaaaactccggtaattaattctcatagatttcctgtttataaggaagaagatatttttttcttaaaaattgtaaatcatttactgttgaaacccaaatttctcgccaatataatgtttgaaaatgaagaagaaggtggtgcccctatccaaagtgcaggtgcctttattaattttctcagagaggtggaagcatcactattcgagcaactttttccacacaagtgtatttctccaagaacacctacacaaacataaaaacaccataataagtacaaaatcaagcactagcaatataGACACTTAGGAAaacttagacacataaatgcgtctatcaattatCTCCGTCTTAAATCATTTGTAA
This genomic stretch from Papaver somniferum cultivar HN1 chromosome 5, ASM357369v1, whole genome shotgun sequence harbors:
- the LOC113284472 gene encoding uncharacterized protein LOC113284472; this translates as MEIKMLTDCKQPLLQLQPRQLPKILISSTTFKPSLSRTYRPISLRCESQILKPLTSVLSKQGEIFSSTSTIWSNQMEFFKAASTVIGVFGPVFSVVSALYSLAVVYKGGDLIELPINGVVTIGYVHSIGVFNTNVQLQSGGGWYKIKHFNGDIKTVCNLTRVDGALKFYRIYVDFEIDKNSPLKEIKQKIKDIISKEEYVQDLSVSLLTEKKIGVSCYIPLSKLKTPRFESYLEIRDDIISAVGGSFRSSSPPSEFFKFLKIS